Below is a window of Bacteroidales bacterium DNA.
ATCTTTTTCATTTAAAAAGTTTTTTTTCTCGAAGATCGAAGCTCATTGCTCTCAGCCCATTTTTTAACTATTAATTATTCACTAAATCCACGTACCAAAATCCATTCATCGTTTCATCATCTTTCGCGTGTGATTTATATTGTTTGTAAACCTTTTCTCCAATTGCAAAACTGATTGGCTGGCTGAATATTGGTCCATCAAAAACAAAAGAATGAAATTCTCCGTTTTCTCCGCAAGGGTCAACATTTGCAGGTAAATCATTTATAAAATTTTCATCAATAATTCTTCCGGCAAATGATTTATCAAGATATCTTTCATCAACACAAGTAACAATAGATTTAAATCCCAAATTAACAAAATCGTTTATTAAAACTTTTGTATTGATTTTCCAAAGCGGAAATACAGCTTTCATGTTAACTCTTTCTAATTGCGTTTCTCTGTATATTCTGAGGTCTTCCAGAAAAATATCACCGCAAATACAATGTGTATTGCCTTCTTCTTTGAAGCGTGTCAGATATTTTTCTATGGCCTCATCGTACACTTGCATAGATGCAGATTCAGGAAGAACAAGTTTTTGCAAAGGAATACCAATGCTTGTAGTTTGTTTATCAAGCAAGGAAACTCTGACACCATGCATCGAAATTCTATCATGTTCTTCACCCACAGAAGTGAGCAAACACGATATTTCATATTTTTTTTCTGAAAGAATTTTGAACAAAGCAAATGCTGAATCTTTGCCTCCACTCCAATTGAAAATTGATTTTATCATTAAATTATTTGTTATTAGGTTTATTAAAATTTATTTTTAATCCAATCTGATAATTTCTTCCCGGCATCGGATAATACTGCATTACCTGATAAGATTGAGCCCATACATTATTAATGTGAAAATCAATTGTAAAATCATAATCTTTATAAACAAAAACTTTTGATAAAATAACATTTCCGATATTATATTCATCAACAGAAGTAGTATTTGCAGCATCAGCAAATCGTTTGCCAATGTAGTTATGTGAATATGTAACGGCAAATCTTTTATATCCGATTACTAAATTTGCTACAGCTTTATTTTCGGGTACGTAAATAAGCTGCTTGTTTTTTATAGTGCTATCAGCAAGTTTCGATTCGTTTGTTGTTTTCAACACTGTGTACATTCCGGAAAGTTTAGCGAAGAAACTTCCTGTTTTGTATTCAAAATTAAAATTAAACTCCACTCCTCTCGACCAGACAGTATCAACGTTCATTGGAGTCCAAATAAATGAATTCTCAACCGGCTGCCATAAAATCCAATTTGAAACATTACTATTAAATCCGGTTGCGCCAACTTCAAAAAGAATATTTTTTTTATTAATATTATAATTCAAACTTAACTCTTCATTTAACCCTTCTTCATCTTTTAGTTTTGGATTTCCGAACATCATATAAACTGGGTCAAACCAATATAAATCGTTGAATGTTGGAATACGATAACTTTTATTTACATTACCTTTTAAATTCAGTCCTTTTATAATTTCGCCATCAAAGCCAAAAGAATATGTTAGCGGTGAAACAATACTATTAACTATTTCTTCCCTTAAACTCAAAACTGTTTTAAATTTATTATTTAAGGTATTATATTTTAATGAAGAAAAAATTGTTGAGCGGTCTCTTATGTGCGTATTGTCAAGATTTGGAGATTCACCTTTGTCGTGAGTATAATTCAATCCGGAGTTTAATTTAAAGCTTGAACTGAATTTATAATTGTTTTCAAATTCAGTAATTGAAGTGGAAGAATTATAATTAGAAACCGAATTTAATGCAATATCATCATATTTCTGATAATTATTAAAGTATGCTGTTCTTAAAAAAAACTCTGATTTATCGTCAATGCGGTTCCATTCTATTGTTCTCCTGATAGAATTATCGGTCTGTATGGCTTTGCCCGGCATCATATATGAATCAAAAGGAAGTTTGTGTTCGTTATTATTAAACCATATATGAGCTGTTAATTTTTGCTTTTCGTTTAAAGCCAAAGCATAATCTATTAAAGCTCCCTGTTGCTTTGTTGCAGAATTTATTAATTTTTGTTTTGGTGCGCCATTCAATGAATATTCAAAATCGTTTTTCATTGAATGGTCGAAAACTTTTACCGATGCAGAAAATTTCTTTTCACTAATTCTGCATTCCGCTCCATTAAAGTAATTACTAAAACTCCCATACGAAGTAATAAAAGATGTTTTAAGCCCTTTATTAAAAAACAAATTATTGTTAAGATTTATTGCTCCACCAATTGCTCCACTTCCGTATAAAGCACCAGCACCACCTGCTTGTATTTTTACTTCGTCTAAGAAGAACCCGGGAATTTGTGAAAAATCAATGCTTCCAAATAATACATCTTGTATATTGAATCCATTCCATAGAACAGCGGTATGAGCTGCTCCGCTACCTCGAAACGATGGACTTGCTTGCGCTCCTGGTCCATAAGAATTAATCTGCACTTGTGTTTGCGAAGAAATTAATTCCGACAATGAATACGTAGCATTGTTTTTTAATGCAGCAGAATCAATTGTTTGAATTTTGTTGCCAACAGTATAGTTTTGCAAACGGGTAGAAGTAATTGTAACTTCTTTGATTTTCACAGTATCGGAAAACTTTGTTTTCTGGCTGTAACTTTGAAAGCCGGCAATGATACCAGCTAATACTAAAATTTTTTTTGAATTTTTCATTACAAATGAATTTAAGTTTATAAAATCATTTGCAAACAAGCGGTGAAATAAAATAGGAATAATAAATCTCTAAGAATTTATATCCTTGCCTTTTCCCCCGAAAGCAGCAAATATTGTTTTTGAATGGCAGGTCTTCTGACTTACTCTTACTTTAAACGCCTTCCCATCCGTCAGCTGACGGACAGTGGCTAAGATTGTTTAAAGATTTCAACGAGCTTACAGCAGCGGGTACTGTTCGGGTTTTTCACCCGATTCCCTCTTAAATGAAGTTTATGAATAAAACTTCATTACCATTTCAAGTTGCAAAATTAAATTTATTTTTAATAAAAAAAATATTTGTTGGAAAATTGTTTGGATTTATTGTTTTTTATTAAATGCATACTTCATCAACTGTTCCATATTTTTCCAGCTAATCACATGTCCACTGGATGTTGAAAGATTTTTATTTCCACCATAAACCATATATGAATTTTCGGAATTGTTTCCTGATAATTTATTCCAGTAGTTTACCTGTTTGAAATATTCATAGTTAAAAGTTTTTCCAGATTTTATTTCGACGGGAATCAGAACATGTCCGTTTTCTATGAGCAAATCTATTTCTTTTTGCATTTTGTCTCTCCAGAAATAATAAGCAGGTTCTGCTCCATGATGATAAGAATATTTCATGAATTCATTCATAATAAAATTTTCGAATAAGGAACCTATTGCATAATGTGTTGACAACTGATTTGTGCTTTTAATACCTAACAAATAGCACAAAAGTCCTGTATCGTGAAAATATATTTTAGGCATTTTAACTAATCTTTTATTATAGTTCTTATGATGCGGCATCAATAAATAAATGATGTAACTAGCTTCCAATATGGACAACCATTCTTTGCATGTTATCTGCGAAATGCCGCAATCATTGGATAGTGAAGTAATATTCAATAACTGTCCTGCTCTGCCTGCAAGTAATTTAATAAAACGTATAAATGCACTTTGGTCTGTGATATTGCGGATAAGCCTTACATCTCTTTCAATATATGTTTGCAAATAATACGGGTAAAAATCTGCAGGGGAGATTTTCTTATCATACATGCGCGGATAAAATCCTTTGAACAGATAAGTTTCGTAATCCTGCATAGGATATTTTTTAAAAGCAAGCTCTCTCAAACTGAATGGCATTAACTTTAAAACTGCAACTCGTCCGGCTAATGATTGTGTGATTTTTTCCAGTAATAAAAAATTATGCGAACCCGACAAAATAAACATTCCTTCTTTTCCTTTGTCATCAACAATTCCTTGTATGTATGAAAATAATTCGGGCATCTGCTGTGCTTCGTCTATTATCATTCCTTTCTTTCCGGATGATAAAAATTTTCGGGGGTCAGTGGCGGCATACAT
It encodes the following:
- a CDS encoding diphthine--ammonia ligase, with protein sequence MIKSIFNWSGGKDSAFALFKILSEKKYEISCLLTSVGEEHDRISMHGVRVSLLDKQTTSIGIPLQKLVLPESASMQVYDEAIEKYLTRFKEEGNTHCICGDIFLEDLRIYRETQLERVNMKAVFPLWKINTKVLINDFVNLGFKSIVTCVDERYLDKSFAGRIIDENFINDLPANVDPCGENGEFHSFVFDGPIFSQPISFAIGEKVYKQYKSHAKDDETMNGFWYVDLVNN
- a CDS encoding TonB-dependent receptor plug domain-containing protein, whose translation is MKNSKKILVLAGIIAGFQSYSQKTKFSDTVKIKEVTITSTRLQNYTVGNKIQTIDSAALKNNATYSLSELISSQTQVQINSYGPGAQASPSFRGSGAAHTAVLWNGFNIQDVLFGSIDFSQIPGFFLDEVKIQAGGAGALYGSGAIGGAINLNNNLFFNKGLKTSFITSYGSFSNYFNGAECRISEKKFSASVKVFDHSMKNDFEYSLNGAPKQKLINSATKQQGALIDYALALNEKQKLTAHIWFNNNEHKLPFDSYMMPGKAIQTDNSIRRTIEWNRIDDKSEFFLRTAYFNNYQKYDDIALNSVSNYNSSTSITEFENNYKFSSSFKLNSGLNYTHDKGESPNLDNTHIRDRSTIFSSLKYNTLNNKFKTVLSLREEIVNSIVSPLTYSFGFDGEIIKGLNLKGNVNKSYRIPTFNDLYWFDPVYMMFGNPKLKDEEGLNEELSLNYNINKKNILFEVGATGFNSNVSNWILWQPVENSFIWTPMNVDTVWSRGVEFNFNFEYKTGSFFAKLSGMYTVLKTTNESKLADSTIKNKQLIYVPENKAVANLVIGYKRFAVTYSHNYIGKRFADAANTTSVDEYNIGNVILSKVFVYKDYDFTIDFHINNVWAQSYQVMQYYPMPGRNYQIGLKINFNKPNNK
- a CDS encoding ATP-binding protein encodes the protein MISRTIIKKIKELVKLYPVLTLTGPRQSGKTTLLKKMFPEYAYYSLEDPDTRMYAATDPRKFLSSGKKGMIIDEAQQMPELFSYIQGIVDDKGKEGMFILSGSHNFLLLEKITQSLAGRVAVLKLMPFSLRELAFKKYPMQDYETYLFKGFYPRMYDKKISPADFYPYYLQTYIERDVRLIRNITDQSAFIRFIKLLAGRAGQLLNITSLSNDCGISQITCKEWLSILEASYIIYLLMPHHKNYNKRLVKMPKIYFHDTGLLCYLLGIKSTNQLSTHYAIGSLFENFIMNEFMKYSYHHGAEPAYYFWRDKMQKEIDLLIENGHVLIPVEIKSGKTFNYEYFKQVNYWNKLSGNNSENSYMVYGGNKNLSTSSGHVISWKNMEQLMKYAFNKKQ